One genomic window of Hydra vulgaris chromosome 03, alternate assembly HydraT2T_AEP includes the following:
- the LOC101241767 gene encoding short coiled-coil protein B: MESISLSSDDENTKKFTSTHKNQKPIQTSSSLDSDDLEEKSRLIQQVFQLQNTLDDLSQRVDAVKDENTKLKSENQILGQYIENLMAASNVFQGSKVKSKPEKQVTKK; this comes from the coding sequence atggaAAGCATTTCACTGTCATCAGATGatgaaaatactaaaaaattcaCTAGTactcataaaaatcaaaaacctaTCCAAACTTCAAGTTCATTAGATTCGGATGACTTAGAAGAAAAGTCTAGATTAATTCAACAAGTATTTCAATTGCAAAATACACTTGATGATCTTTCACAACGAGTTGATGCAGTGAAAGATGAGAATACAAAACTGAAATCAGAAAATCAAATTCTTGGTCAATATATTGAGAATCTGATGGCTGCTTCAAATGTTTTTCAAGGAAGTAAAGTCAAAAGCAAACCAGAAAagcaagtaacaaaaaaatga